Within the Gloeobacter kilaueensis JS1 genome, the region ACCTCCAGATAAGCAGGAACCTCGGCCTCCTGCGGCTGGGAGCGGACTACCACTACAATTTTGTATCCTGGGGCGATTTTCGGAAGCACCTCGCGCAAAGATTCGCGGATGAGCCGCCGCCAGCGGTTGCGGCGCACCGCATTGCCCACCTTGCGGCTGGTGGTGATACCGATGCGCGACGCTCCACCGTCATCCCGCAGAATCAGAAGGTGCAACCGGGCTGTGCTGTGGCGTCTGCCGCGCCGATGCACCTGCTCGAAGTCGCGGTGGCGGCGCAGACGATGGCATTTGGGCAGCAAAGACTAGATGGCGAGGCGGTGGCGGCCCCGGCGACGGCGGGCCGAGAGC harbors:
- the rnpA gene encoding ribonuclease P protein component, with protein sequence MLPKCHRLRRHRDFEQVHRRGRRHSTARLHLLILRDDGGASRIGITTSRKVGNAVRRNRWRRLIRESLREVLPKIAPGYKIVVVVRSQPQEAEVPAYLEVRAEVHSLLLTSGVLAEGSTGA